One part of the Sorangiineae bacterium MSr11954 genome encodes these proteins:
- a CDS encoding DUF2252 domain-containing protein — MPQLFARKVLRMRASSVGFLRGAAPLFYWICAEDVREGPPGEGWIAGDLHVENFGVYRTAPVDLLQRGRAANVTFDLNDFDEAVLGPWRLDVLRLLTSLILAARGNGASGGRTVTLAAAMLQAYVGGAFGSPEIGPRPPPVAKLLARASARTRRALLDARTTKTSRGRRFVRDGGRYVELPASVDLAARGAFAVYAREVQEKYGLSKEHFEVVDTAFRIAGTGSLGTLRIAVLARGKASARVDDGHWIFDMKAQGEPAAVTFGNLPVPKSTRAMVPAERVLRAMERCLDQPPHMASTVRLGNASMLVRRLAPQEDKLNLAQVPDAELESLARYLGALTGAAHRRGALRPARAWTRAACEKLLHRAFELAGVHEAVYLAYVRLTEKTGSLHETRRMRT, encoded by the coding sequence ATGCCGCAGCTCTTCGCGCGCAAAGTGCTTCGGATGCGCGCCTCGTCCGTAGGTTTTCTTCGGGGTGCGGCGCCACTTTTCTATTGGATCTGCGCCGAGGACGTGCGCGAGGGACCACCGGGCGAAGGATGGATCGCCGGCGATCTCCACGTGGAGAACTTCGGTGTGTACCGCACGGCGCCGGTGGATCTCTTGCAGCGCGGGCGCGCGGCCAATGTCACCTTCGATTTGAACGACTTCGACGAGGCCGTCCTCGGGCCTTGGCGGCTGGACGTGCTTCGATTGCTCACCAGCTTGATCCTGGCCGCGCGGGGCAACGGCGCCAGCGGCGGCCGCACGGTGACCTTGGCCGCGGCCATGCTGCAAGCGTACGTGGGCGGTGCGTTCGGATCGCCGGAGATCGGGCCTCGCCCTCCGCCCGTCGCCAAGCTGCTGGCCCGTGCGAGCGCGCGCACGCGCCGGGCGCTGCTCGATGCGCGCACCACCAAGACGTCGCGCGGGCGCCGCTTCGTGCGCGATGGAGGGCGCTACGTGGAGTTGCCGGCCTCCGTCGACCTCGCCGCGCGGGGTGCGTTCGCGGTGTACGCGCGCGAGGTGCAGGAGAAATACGGCTTATCGAAGGAGCACTTCGAGGTGGTCGATACGGCATTTCGCATCGCGGGCACCGGGAGCCTCGGGACCCTGCGCATCGCCGTGCTGGCGCGGGGCAAGGCCTCGGCCAGGGTCGATGATGGCCATTGGATCTTCGATATGAAGGCGCAGGGCGAGCCCGCCGCCGTGACCTTCGGCAACCTTCCCGTGCCCAAGAGTACGCGCGCGATGGTCCCGGCCGAGCGCGTGCTTCGCGCGATGGAGCGATGCTTGGATCAGCCGCCACACATGGCGAGCACCGTCCGCCTGGGCAACGCGTCGATGCTGGTGCGAAGGCTGGCGCCCCAGGAGGACAAGCTGAATCTCGCGCAGGTGCCCGACGCGGAGCTGGAGTCGCTGGCGCGCTATCTGGGCGCCCTCACCGGCGCGGCCCATCGCCGCGGAGCGCTTCGGCCGGCGCGCGCGTGGACGCGCGCGGCGTGCGAGAAGCTCTTGCATCGCGCGTTCGAGCTCGCGGGGGTGCACGAAGCCGTTTATCTGGCATACGTACGGCTGACGGAGAAGACGGGCTCGTTGCACGAGACGAGGCGGATGAGAACGTGA
- a CDS encoding OFA family MFS transporter, translated as MSGLLDRERSMATAGYSRWLIPPAALAIHLSIGQVYAFSVFKRPLQAHFATSPTPIACIFSLAIVILGLSAAFGGTWVERQGPRKAMFVAACCWGTGFAIGALGIATRQLWLLYLGYGVVGGIGLGIAYISPVPTLIKWFPDRPGLATGMAIMGFGGGALIASPVSLKLMQAFETSEGNPGSGVMKTFLVLGACYFAAMMFGAFTVRLPPPGWAPPGAASAPSNAPGTSGAPSGGAGEVSRRVRMSRPSFPGFDPDRQVRISAANAIRTPQFWMLWVTLFCNVTAGIGILEQAAPMIQDFFRDGPRSHVSAVVAGGFVGVLSICNMAGRFVWSSTSDIVGRKRIYSLYLGLGVILYALLAMVGGHSTVVFVLLAGAILSLYGGGFATIPAYIRDLYGPFQVGAIHGRLLTAWSAAGVAGPLIINAILQREGKPGALTAEAYRPAFLVMASVLAVGFVANWLVRAVDERFDEASRSPVPPHAPSEGEVSHES; from the coding sequence ATGTCGGGTTTGCTCGATCGCGAGCGGAGTATGGCGACAGCGGGATACAGCCGTTGGTTGATTCCACCTGCGGCACTCGCCATTCATTTGAGCATTGGGCAGGTCTACGCGTTCAGCGTCTTCAAGCGCCCGCTGCAAGCGCACTTCGCCACGAGCCCCACCCCCATCGCGTGCATTTTCAGCCTGGCCATCGTGATCCTCGGTCTATCGGCCGCCTTCGGTGGAACGTGGGTGGAGCGGCAAGGGCCGCGCAAGGCCATGTTCGTGGCGGCTTGTTGCTGGGGCACCGGATTCGCCATTGGCGCGCTCGGCATCGCCACCCGGCAGCTCTGGCTGCTCTATCTCGGCTACGGGGTCGTCGGCGGCATCGGGCTGGGCATTGCTTACATCTCGCCGGTGCCCACCCTCATTAAGTGGTTTCCCGATCGGCCCGGGCTGGCCACCGGCATGGCCATCATGGGCTTTGGCGGCGGTGCGCTGATTGCATCGCCGGTATCGCTCAAGTTGATGCAGGCCTTCGAGACCTCGGAGGGCAACCCGGGCAGCGGTGTCATGAAGACGTTCCTCGTGCTCGGCGCCTGCTACTTCGCGGCCATGATGTTTGGCGCGTTCACCGTGCGGTTGCCGCCGCCGGGCTGGGCGCCGCCGGGGGCTGCGTCAGCCCCGTCGAATGCGCCGGGCACGTCGGGTGCGCCCTCGGGGGGCGCCGGTGAGGTCTCGCGGCGGGTGCGGATGTCGCGGCCTTCGTTTCCGGGGTTCGATCCGGATCGGCAGGTGCGCATTTCGGCGGCGAACGCGATTCGAACGCCGCAATTTTGGATGCTCTGGGTGACCTTGTTTTGCAATGTCACCGCCGGAATCGGCATTCTGGAGCAGGCGGCGCCGATGATTCAGGACTTCTTCCGCGACGGGCCGCGCAGCCATGTTTCGGCGGTGGTGGCGGGCGGCTTCGTCGGTGTTCTCTCGATCTGCAATATGGCCGGGCGGTTCGTGTGGTCCTCGACCTCGGACATCGTGGGGCGCAAACGGATCTATTCGCTGTACCTCGGGCTCGGTGTGATCCTTTATGCGCTGCTGGCCATGGTGGGCGGGCACTCGACGGTCGTCTTCGTGCTGCTCGCGGGGGCGATCCTCTCGCTGTACGGCGGCGGGTTCGCCACCATCCCGGCCTACATCCGCGATCTGTACGGTCCGTTCCAAGTGGGCGCCATTCACGGGCGACTTTTGACGGCGTGGTCGGCGGCCGGGGTGGCCGGTCCGCTCATCATCAATGCGATTTTGCAGCGCGAAGGCAAACCCGGCGCGCTCACGGCGGAGGCCTACCGCCCGGCATTTCTGGTGATGGCCTCCGTGCTGGCCGTTGGCTTCGTGGCCAACTGGCTGGTGCGCGCCGTCGACGAGCGCTTCGACGAGGCGTCGCGTTCGCCCGTCCCTCCGCATGCTCCATCCGAAGGAGAGGTCTCGCATGAATCGTGA
- a CDS encoding glutathione binding-like protein — translation MQLYFSPLACSLSSRIALYEAGADATYVEVDPKTKLIRDGNDFREDYRGVHPLGLVPLVRTDDGELLTENAAILQYIAACYPDAKLAPENGLGRARLHQWLCFIGTELHKALFVPTMDAKAPPEVKAYALQRETSRLTYVDAHLRDREFLLDHFSVADAYLFAILNWTAVAPIDLAKYPALGAFMARMRKRPMVAKAFTEERALYMEEVARHAAATKA, via the coding sequence ATGCAACTGTACTTTTCGCCTTTGGCCTGTTCGCTGTCCTCGCGCATCGCCCTGTACGAAGCCGGCGCGGACGCCACCTACGTGGAGGTCGACCCCAAGACCAAGCTCATACGCGATGGAAACGACTTCCGCGAAGATTACCGCGGGGTGCACCCGCTGGGGCTCGTCCCGCTGGTGCGAACGGACGATGGCGAGCTCCTCACGGAGAACGCCGCCATCCTGCAGTACATCGCCGCCTGCTACCCGGACGCGAAGCTCGCGCCGGAGAACGGCCTCGGCCGGGCGCGGCTGCACCAATGGCTTTGTTTCATCGGCACCGAGCTCCACAAGGCGCTCTTCGTCCCCACCATGGATGCGAAGGCTCCCCCCGAGGTCAAAGCCTATGCGCTGCAACGGGAGACCTCCCGCCTCACCTATGTGGACGCGCACCTGCGCGATCGCGAGTTCCTCCTCGATCACTTCTCGGTGGCCGACGCGTACCTGTTCGCCATCTTGAATTGGACGGCCGTCGCGCCCATCGATCTCGCGAAGTACCCCGCCCTCGGGGCCTTCATGGCGCGCATGCGAAAGCGTCCGATGGTGGCCAAGGCCTTCACCGAGGAGCGCGCCCTCTACATGGAGGAGGTCGCGCGCCACGCCGCCGCGACGAAGGCATGA
- a CDS encoding LysR family transcriptional regulator, producing MERIAAVPGPSLEIRDLRVVMALASTGSTARAASLLHITQSAVSRALLSAEEKLGTRLFERTRRGLTPTAPGERLLEGAARLLVELGDLEHRVRAPQAAPLCIRLVCECYTAYHWLPSALIALRQSLPDLRLALEVEHTDDPVAALEAGKIDMALLTTKAVPRGLEERPLFSDEIVFMMGASHPLAGRKAITPRDLRTTPLLTGNTPPEEKQWFLTRVFGRARPQLRFERIPLTEAIVDVARAGLGIAVLSEWIASPHLVKGDLVTKRLASGPLLRPWRLAWRRGFDAAAQRVFSALTVTAPQARLAG from the coding sequence ATGGAACGCATTGCAGCCGTCCCGGGACCGAGCTTGGAGATCCGCGATTTGCGCGTGGTCATGGCGCTGGCGTCGACGGGGAGCACCGCGCGGGCCGCGTCGTTGCTCCACATCACCCAGTCGGCGGTGAGCCGCGCGCTCCTCTCGGCGGAGGAGAAGCTCGGCACGCGCCTCTTCGAGCGCACCCGGCGCGGGCTCACCCCGACGGCGCCCGGTGAGCGCCTCCTCGAGGGCGCGGCGCGCCTGCTCGTGGAGCTCGGGGATCTGGAGCATCGCGTCCGCGCACCCCAAGCCGCGCCCTTGTGCATCCGCCTCGTGTGCGAGTGCTACACGGCGTACCACTGGCTGCCGTCGGCCTTGATCGCGCTCCGGCAGAGCCTCCCCGATCTGCGGCTCGCGCTGGAGGTCGAGCACACGGACGATCCGGTGGCCGCGCTCGAGGCGGGCAAGATCGATATGGCCCTGCTCACGACCAAGGCCGTTCCGCGCGGCCTCGAGGAGCGCCCGCTCTTTTCGGACGAGATCGTGTTCATGATGGGCGCATCGCACCCGCTCGCGGGCCGCAAAGCCATCACGCCTCGGGATTTGCGCACGACCCCGCTCCTCACGGGGAACACGCCGCCCGAGGAGAAGCAATGGTTCTTGACCCGCGTCTTCGGCCGCGCCCGTCCGCAGCTTCGGTTCGAGCGCATTCCGCTCACCGAGGCCATCGTGGACGTCGCGCGCGCGGGGTTGGGCATCGCGGTGCTCTCCGAGTGGATCGCGAGCCCGCACCTGGTGAAGGGCGATTTGGTCACCAAGCGCTTGGCCTCGGGGCCTCTGCTCCGCCCTTGGCGTCTGGCCTGGCGGCGCGGGTTCGATGCGGCCGCGCAGCGCGTGTTTTCGGCCTTGACCGTGACCGCGCCCCAAGCCCGTCTGGCCGGGTGA
- a CDS encoding AraC family transcriptional regulator codes for MTSHARQLPIGSKLIIHEIHCQSPRSGRGPLRGGEATHLVFVRRGAFASHVGSREYIADPCTALIAWEETEYRISHPGDAGDDCTVLELGPELAHEILGRLEPRRDFAMQLSPQVQAAYAALWTVLARAHGDVLACEEAALELMFSALDSARPRIPAATKSRRATALAAIELLNDDLAANRPVSALAEEIGCSPSHLMHAFRAEIGATLRGYRLQLRLAAALHRIAAGEDNLAGLAAELGFASHAHLTDTFAHLVGIPPRDVRAWIQRDKDPSASSMRRFLEARIHRRA; via the coding sequence GTGACCTCGCACGCCCGGCAGCTGCCCATCGGCTCGAAGCTCATCATCCACGAGATCCACTGCCAGAGCCCGCGATCGGGGCGCGGCCCGCTGCGCGGCGGCGAAGCGACGCATTTGGTGTTCGTGCGACGTGGCGCGTTTGCGTCGCATGTCGGATCGCGCGAGTACATCGCGGATCCTTGCACGGCGCTCATCGCGTGGGAGGAGACGGAATATCGAATCAGCCACCCGGGCGACGCCGGCGACGATTGCACCGTCCTCGAGCTGGGGCCGGAGCTCGCGCACGAGATCCTGGGCCGGCTCGAGCCGCGGCGCGATTTTGCCATGCAGCTTTCACCGCAGGTGCAGGCGGCCTACGCTGCATTGTGGACGGTGCTCGCGCGCGCGCACGGTGACGTGCTGGCGTGCGAGGAGGCGGCGCTCGAGCTCATGTTCTCGGCGCTGGACTCCGCGCGTCCGCGCATTCCGGCCGCCACCAAGAGCCGTCGCGCCACGGCGCTGGCCGCCATCGAGCTGCTCAACGACGATCTGGCCGCAAACCGCCCCGTCTCGGCGCTGGCCGAGGAAATTGGCTGCTCGCCCAGCCACTTGATGCACGCGTTTCGCGCGGAGATCGGCGCGACCTTGCGCGGCTATCGCCTGCAGCTCCGGCTCGCCGCGGCGCTGCACCGGATCGCGGCCGGCGAGGACAACCTGGCGGGCCTGGCGGCCGAACTCGGCTTTGCAAGCCACGCGCACCTCACCGATACGTTCGCGCACTTGGTCGGGATCCCACCGCGCGACGTGCGCGCCTGGATCCAGCGCGACAAGGATCCGTCGGCCTCCTCGATGCGCAGGTTTCTGGAAGCCCGTATTCACCGCCGCGCCTAG
- a CDS encoding aminotransferase class I/II-fold pyridoxal phosphate-dependent enzyme yields MHAHRNGQLSFTTRLLTADDDPEDGLSVSPPLHQSVNFAARDEAHLQAISAPLGSEYYTRRGNPTTARLVQVIADLEGGEAGMMFASGMGAIATTLMTFAKGGDHIVGQRNHYIGITEMLDKVLPSFGVEASRVDQTSVEAFERAIRPNTKLIVLESPVNPMMHITDLRAVCALAKARGILTFCDNTFATPINQRPMEHGVDIVMHSATKYIGGHHDLLAGSITASRALTERIWDTSLVTGAIAAPFNAWLALRGIRTLELRVRQHNENGLALAHLLEEHPAVRQVFYPGLPSHPQHALARAQMSGFGGLLTFDLKGGSTAGSAFIRKLRLASFTGSLGGVSSTVMQPAVLFGDRLSKAIVEEQGITPGLIRFAAGIENTGDLLADVERALDGLPTA; encoded by the coding sequence ATGCACGCGCACCGCAATGGGCAGCTGTCGTTCACCACCCGCTTGCTCACCGCCGACGACGATCCCGAGGACGGGCTCAGCGTCTCGCCGCCGCTTCATCAGTCGGTGAATTTCGCGGCGCGCGACGAAGCGCACCTGCAGGCGATCTCCGCGCCGCTCGGCAGCGAATACTACACGCGAAGGGGCAATCCGACCACCGCACGGCTCGTCCAGGTCATCGCCGATCTGGAGGGCGGCGAGGCGGGGATGATGTTCGCCTCGGGCATGGGCGCCATCGCCACCACCCTGATGACCTTCGCCAAAGGCGGCGATCATATCGTCGGACAGCGGAATCACTACATCGGTATCACCGAGATGCTCGACAAAGTGCTCCCGAGCTTCGGCGTCGAAGCGAGCCGGGTGGACCAGACCTCGGTGGAGGCGTTCGAGCGGGCCATCCGGCCCAACACGAAGCTGATCGTCCTGGAGTCGCCCGTCAATCCCATGATGCACATCACCGATCTGCGGGCGGTGTGCGCGCTGGCAAAGGCGCGGGGCATCCTCACCTTCTGCGACAACACCTTTGCGACCCCCATCAACCAACGGCCGATGGAGCACGGGGTGGACATCGTCATGCACAGCGCCACCAAGTACATCGGCGGCCACCACGATCTTCTGGCCGGCAGCATCACCGCGTCGCGCGCGCTCACGGAGCGCATCTGGGATACGAGCCTCGTCACCGGCGCCATCGCCGCGCCCTTCAACGCATGGCTGGCGCTGCGCGGTATTCGCACCTTGGAGCTGCGCGTCCGCCAACACAACGAAAACGGGCTCGCGCTCGCGCATCTCCTCGAGGAGCACCCCGCCGTCCGCCAGGTCTTCTATCCGGGGTTGCCCTCGCATCCGCAGCACGCGCTCGCGCGCGCGCAGATGTCCGGGTTCGGCGGCCTGCTCACCTTCGATTTGAAGGGTGGCTCCACGGCGGGGAGCGCGTTCATTCGGAAGCTGCGGCTCGCGTCGTTTACGGGCAGCCTCGGCGGCGTCTCGTCGACGGTCATGCAGCCGGCGGTCTTGTTCGGCGATCGGCTCTCGAAGGCCATCGTCGAGGAGCAAGGCATCACGCCGGGGTTGATTCGCTTTGCGGCGGGCATCGAGAACACGGGGGACTTGCTGGCCGATGTCGAACGAGCCCTCGACGGACTTCCAACGGCGTAG
- a CDS encoding PLP-dependent aminotransferase family protein gives MESYQTIADAMAADILAGRLRPGDRLPPQRELADRRGIAVSTASRVYAELIRRGLAVGEVGRGTYVRAAAKPPGPTLVEPPDAPVDLELNYCILPEQIDAMAPVLSAIAAPTGRGALADALRPVGASATSAAREATAAFLARGGWTPDPANVLFAGAGRQAIAVAMAALAPVGGHIGVEALTYPIVRGIAARIGVTLEPLALDAEGLRPEAVVHAHRARPLSAIYVQPTLHNPLGTTMSRARREELADVLKDTGIVAIEDAIYSFLADEEPLATFAPDRTILVDSLSKRLAPGLNVGFLVAPERLTEKLATTIRSGGWLANGFALAAGLRWMTDGTAARIAEAKRQKAARGHRLAVELLDGLTVRGDPRAFHVWVELPNTWRADTFAAAAGRLGIALTPASAFTIGAGHAPNAVRLALASPPHDAAARALRKLRQLAMASDYEADLDGFAFSQAMTSSAFLSGGKTG, from the coding sequence GTGGAGAGCTACCAAACGATCGCCGACGCGATGGCGGCCGACATTCTGGCGGGCCGCTTGCGTCCGGGTGACCGCTTGCCCCCGCAGCGCGAGCTCGCCGATCGACGCGGCATCGCCGTCTCCACCGCCAGCCGCGTCTATGCGGAGCTCATTCGGCGCGGGCTGGCCGTGGGCGAGGTGGGGCGGGGGACATACGTTCGCGCCGCGGCCAAGCCGCCGGGGCCCACCTTGGTGGAGCCGCCCGATGCGCCCGTCGATCTCGAGCTGAATTACTGCATCTTGCCCGAGCAGATCGATGCGATGGCGCCCGTGCTCTCCGCGATCGCCGCGCCAACGGGCCGCGGCGCGCTGGCCGATGCGCTCCGCCCCGTGGGGGCTTCGGCGACGTCGGCTGCGCGCGAGGCGACCGCCGCGTTCCTTGCGCGCGGCGGCTGGACGCCCGATCCGGCCAATGTGCTCTTTGCCGGGGCCGGGCGGCAGGCGATCGCGGTGGCGATGGCCGCGCTCGCGCCGGTGGGTGGGCACATCGGGGTGGAGGCGCTCACGTACCCCATCGTGCGGGGCATCGCCGCGCGCATCGGTGTGACATTGGAGCCGCTCGCGCTCGACGCGGAGGGCCTGCGGCCCGAGGCGGTGGTGCACGCGCATCGCGCGAGGCCGTTATCGGCCATTTACGTTCAGCCGACCTTGCACAACCCGCTCGGAACGACCATGAGCCGCGCGCGGCGCGAGGAGCTCGCGGACGTGTTGAAGGACACCGGCATCGTGGCCATCGAGGACGCGATCTATTCCTTCCTGGCCGACGAGGAGCCGCTGGCCACCTTCGCCCCCGATCGCACCATCTTGGTCGATAGCCTCTCGAAGCGGCTCGCCCCGGGCTTGAACGTGGGCTTTCTGGTGGCGCCGGAGCGGCTCACGGAGAAGCTGGCCACCACCATTCGATCCGGCGGCTGGCTCGCCAACGGCTTCGCGCTCGCCGCCGGCCTGCGCTGGATGACCGATGGAACGGCCGCGCGCATCGCGGAGGCCAAGCGCCAGAAGGCCGCCCGCGGGCATCGGCTCGCCGTCGAGCTCTTGGACGGGCTCACCGTGCGGGGCGATCCGCGCGCCTTTCACGTGTGGGTGGAGCTGCCGAACACCTGGCGCGCCGACACCTTCGCGGCGGCCGCCGGGCGCTTGGGCATCGCGCTCACCCCCGCGAGCGCGTTCACCATCGGCGCCGGGCACGCCCCCAACGCCGTGCGCCTGGCTTTGGCGTCGCCGCCGCACGACGCCGCCGCGCGGGCGCTGCGCAAGCTGCGGCAGCTGGCGATGGCGAGCGACTACGAGGCGGATCTCGACGGGTTCGCCTTCAGCCAGGCGATGACCTCGTCGGCGTTCTTGTCCGGCGGAAAAACCGGGTAG
- a CDS encoding peroxiredoxin, which yields MNRGVAHVTSHGMDTDVSILPSNLPIPTDDGACDHLPGAPLPRVLLPSTAGGTVDLSAIARTTVLYIYPISGPTNDDLPDGWDAIPGARGCTPQACAFRDHHRELESLDASVYGLSTQSTAYQMSEIARLHLPFPLLSDELLQFATALRLPHIGVKVQGRTVLKRVTLVCGAGVIRKVFYPVFPPDKNADEVIAWLKANPSRSAS from the coding sequence TTGAACCGAGGCGTCGCCCATGTCACGTCGCATGGCATGGACACGGACGTATCGATCCTTCCGAGCAATCTCCCCATTCCCACCGACGACGGCGCGTGCGATCACCTCCCGGGCGCGCCCCTTCCGCGCGTGCTGCTCCCGTCGACCGCCGGCGGCACCGTCGACCTCTCCGCGATCGCGCGGACCACCGTCCTCTACATTTACCCGATCTCGGGCCCCACCAACGACGATCTCCCCGACGGGTGGGACGCCATCCCCGGCGCGCGCGGGTGCACGCCGCAAGCCTGCGCCTTCCGCGACCACCACCGCGAGCTCGAGAGCCTCGATGCCTCCGTGTACGGCCTCAGCACCCAATCGACGGCGTATCAAATGTCGGAGATCGCGCGCCTTCATCTGCCGTTCCCGCTCTTGAGCGACGAATTGTTGCAGTTTGCAACCGCCCTGCGATTGCCCCACATCGGGGTGAAGGTGCAGGGCAGGACGGTGCTGAAACGCGTGACCTTGGTGTGCGGGGCCGGGGTGATTCGAAAGGTGTTCTACCCGGTTTTTCCGCCGGACAAGAACGCCGACGAGGTCATCGCCTGGCTGAAGGCGAACCCGTCGAGATCCGCCTCGTAG
- a CDS encoding amidohydrolase: MKKTLWPVRPACLALLAGALSCSSNDSESPKASPPLDTIRTKAESLREELIGIRRDIHMHPELSGEESRTAKLVADRLRALGLDVRTDVGGHGVVGLLRGARPGPVIAYRADMDAMPDPEPPGRPHGSTVPGKFHICGHDLHVTVGLGVASVLASMRADMQGTVVFLFQPAEETLKGAEAMLRDGALAGPRPDAIYALHTFPAPVGQMAYGAAFGGNDNFRIQLTGPNATRELAEQLRKDLGALATVAPPATLEQIDTMLADLQKENGPYARALSMRPRVVADRTPIEVRGTVKVSSDDMFSAARESVAAIALRDLGAGNYVLAFPEAPFPAMVSDPAVSAAAAPSLSAVLGATNTLALRGVAVFPSEDFELFLKRVPGAMFLLGVGNRARGITGFPHMPDFDADEGAIEVGTKAMSHVIWQRLAQR, encoded by the coding sequence ATGAAAAAGACCCTGTGGCCGGTTCGGCCGGCCTGCCTGGCGTTGTTGGCCGGAGCTCTGTCCTGCAGCAGCAACGATTCCGAGTCGCCAAAGGCCTCGCCGCCCCTCGATACCATTCGCACCAAAGCGGAGTCGTTGCGCGAGGAGCTCATTGGCATTCGCCGCGATATCCATATGCACCCCGAGCTCTCCGGCGAGGAGTCACGAACGGCGAAGCTCGTCGCCGATCGCCTGCGCGCGCTCGGGCTCGACGTGCGCACCGATGTCGGCGGCCACGGCGTGGTGGGCCTCTTGCGCGGCGCCCGACCAGGCCCGGTGATCGCCTACCGCGCCGATATGGATGCCATGCCGGATCCGGAGCCGCCCGGCCGCCCTCATGGCTCCACCGTACCCGGTAAATTTCATATCTGCGGGCACGATCTGCACGTGACGGTGGGCCTCGGCGTGGCCTCGGTGCTCGCGTCCATGCGCGCGGACATGCAGGGCACCGTGGTCTTCCTCTTCCAGCCGGCGGAGGAGACCTTGAAGGGGGCGGAGGCCATGCTCCGCGACGGCGCCCTCGCCGGCCCTCGCCCCGACGCGATCTACGCCCTGCACACGTTCCCGGCGCCCGTGGGGCAAATGGCTTACGGCGCGGCGTTCGGCGGCAACGACAATTTCCGTATCCAGCTGACGGGCCCGAACGCCACGCGCGAGCTCGCCGAGCAGCTTCGAAAGGACTTGGGCGCCCTCGCCACCGTCGCGCCGCCCGCCACGCTCGAGCAGATCGACACCATGCTCGCCGATCTCCAAAAGGAGAACGGCCCTTATGCGCGCGCCCTCTCCATGCGCCCGCGCGTGGTGGCCGACCGCACGCCCATCGAGGTCCGCGGCACGGTGAAGGTCTCGTCCGACGACATGTTCTCCGCGGCCCGCGAGTCGGTGGCGGCCATCGCCCTGCGCGACCTCGGCGCCGGCAACTACGTGCTCGCGTTCCCCGAGGCGCCCTTCCCCGCCATGGTGAGCGATCCCGCCGTCAGCGCGGCCGCGGCGCCGAGCCTCTCCGCCGTGCTCGGCGCGACGAACACGCTCGCCTTGCGCGGGGTCGCGGTCTTTCCAAGCGAGGACTTCGAGCTCTTTTTGAAACGGGTTCCGGGCGCCATGTTCCTCTTGGGCGTGGGCAATCGGGCGCGCGGGATCACGGGCTTTCCGCACATGCCCGACTTCGACGCGGACGAAGGCGCCATCGAGGTGGGAACGAAGGCGATGAGCCACGTCATTTGGCAGCGCCTCGCGCAGCGCTGA